From Rhodanobacteraceae bacterium, the proteins below share one genomic window:
- a CDS encoding phosphate ABC transporter, ATP-binding protein PstB: MTEDTALLNLPPVIARTVADAIASRHPKLAVRDLNFLYGDVPALKNISLDIPEKKVSAIIGPSGCGKSTLLRVFNRIYAIYPNLRAMGEVLLDGENILDAGYPVHKLRSKIGMVFQKPVPFPMTIFENIAWGIRHHEKLSKADMEARVEQALRRAALWDEVKDKLKRSALGLSGGQQQRLCIARSVALKPEVLLLDEPTSALDPIATGRIEQLIEELKRDYTIVIVTHNMQQAARVSDRTAFMYMGELVEFDDTEKIFTKPARQQTEDYISGRFG, encoded by the coding sequence TTGCCGACGCCATCGCATCCCGGCACCCCAAACTCGCGGTGCGCGACCTGAATTTCCTGTACGGCGACGTGCCCGCGCTGAAGAACATCAGCCTGGACATCCCGGAGAAGAAGGTCAGCGCGATCATCGGTCCCTCGGGTTGCGGCAAGTCCACCCTGCTGCGCGTGTTCAACCGGATCTACGCGATCTACCCGAACCTGCGCGCGATGGGCGAGGTGCTGCTGGATGGCGAGAACATCCTCGACGCCGGCTATCCGGTCCACAAGCTCCGCAGCAAGATCGGCATGGTGTTCCAGAAGCCGGTGCCGTTCCCGATGACGATCTTCGAGAACATCGCCTGGGGCATCCGCCACCACGAGAAACTCTCGAAGGCGGACATGGAGGCGCGCGTCGAGCAGGCGTTGCGTCGCGCCGCGCTGTGGGACGAGGTGAAGGACAAGTTGAAGCGCAGCGCCCTCGGGCTCTCCGGCGGCCAGCAGCAGCGGCTGTGCATCGCGCGCAGCGTCGCGCTGAAGCCGGAAGTGCTGTTGCTGGACGAACCCACCTCGGCGCTCGACCCGATTGCGACCGGCCGCATCGAGCAGTTGATCGAAGAGCTGAAGCGCGACTACACGATCGTCATCGTCACCCACAACATGCAGCAGGCCGCCCGCGTTTCCGACCGCACCGCCTTCATGTACATGGGCGAGCTGGTGGAATTCGACGACACCGAAAAGATTTTCACCAAGCCCGCCAGGCAGCAGACCGAAGACTACATTTCCGGACGGTTTGGGTGA